The Sphingobacterium bambusae genome includes a window with the following:
- the smc gene encoding chromosome segregation protein SMC — MQLTKLEIKGFKSFGDKITINFNEGVTAIVGPNGCGKSNVVDAIRWVLGEQSTRMLRSEKMENIIFNGTVNRKPANLAEVSLTFDNNANLLPTEFSTVTITRKLYRNGDSEYRLNDVKCRLKDITDLFLDTGLGADSYSIIELKMIDEIINNKENSRRNLFEEASGISKYKVRKKQTLAKLKDTEGDLSRVDDLLYEINKNLKQLETQAKKADKYFQLKDEYREASVGLAYYRLDGFSSDLEGITEQEQAQQALIQESTTIIASSEQQLKTLRDDILSKEKNLATQQKSTNEYVNKIRSYESDKKIKNEQLRHLQDKETRLTTELNTDKAQLEHVVQTLKRIHEELFQEQSTLDIYQQDIAKNKTEVDELRTQQVSARAKLDAFTQQSAVLQNNIYTLEKEIAVLHIQQDALQQESLRTVSDASSKEEELTEFNVAVADLEERVEQQQEQYDAAVRAEESLQREIQGIEEELTETRNQINRESRLVDAKQNEYSLTKSLVDNLEGFPESIKFLRKNAGWKKSYPLFSDILFCQEEYRVAIENYLEPIMNHYVVENQQEAVQAIQLLSDASRGRANFFVLDAIQSADSQPHVHPSDRLMPALAVIKVDKKYSNLCEQLLKHVYLLKPEAADSLSDQLPSENIVVLHPEGKFSKTMLGLSGGSVGLFEGKRIGRAKNLENLSKEIKELNQQIEALQGKEMDGVDRLATLRISSQKDLIDELRNLLNRLNNELISVKTKQEQYQAFITNSQNRKQDIENKVSLISEQLQQAEPQLVQLKSESQTHQQEMLELQDAYAEISDILNEKSTVFNQENIRFHQQQNKVSSLQKDVEYRESQQETFESRMEKNSLEYEQVKVDMKHAQSFTDNNDEDLTAMYTQKEALEKGLQEIEDDFFAARKIVIDLEDHIAQSRRNKDQNDFLLSELKDKKNALQLELNSLKERLAVEFNIDLQELLQNETPEIERSQAELIEACDKLKKQLDSYGSINPMAKEAYDEMSERHSFITKEKDDLLEAKATLMATISEIDQTANDKFMHAFNTVRENFIHVFRSLFNQEDSCDMVLTDPANPLESDIDIIARPKGKRPLSINQLSGGEKTLTATALLFSLYLLKPAPFCIFDEVDAPLDDTNIDKFNNIIRDFSKNSQFIIVSHNKRTIASTDIIYGVTMVEQGVSRVVAVDLRDVA, encoded by the coding sequence ATGCAGTTAACAAAATTAGAGATCAAGGGTTTCAAGAGCTTTGGTGACAAGATCACCATTAACTTCAATGAAGGCGTTACGGCCATTGTAGGCCCTAACGGTTGTGGAAAGTCCAACGTAGTTGATGCTATTCGCTGGGTATTGGGCGAACAGAGCACGCGCATGTTGCGTTCGGAAAAGATGGAGAATATTATTTTCAATGGAACGGTAAACCGTAAACCAGCGAATCTGGCCGAGGTATCTCTCACATTCGACAACAATGCCAACCTACTGCCTACGGAATTTTCGACGGTCACCATTACCCGTAAACTTTATCGCAACGGCGACAGCGAATATCGTCTGAACGACGTTAAATGCAGGCTCAAAGATATTACAGATCTCTTTCTCGATACCGGCCTAGGCGCAGACTCCTACTCCATCATCGAGTTGAAAATGATCGACGAGATTATCAACAACAAAGAGAATTCTCGGCGCAATTTATTCGAGGAAGCATCTGGCATTTCCAAATACAAAGTTCGTAAAAAACAAACCTTAGCGAAACTCAAGGATACGGAGGGCGACCTATCACGGGTAGACGATCTGCTATATGAGATCAACAAGAACTTGAAACAACTGGAAACGCAAGCAAAAAAAGCAGATAAGTATTTCCAATTGAAAGACGAATATCGCGAAGCCAGCGTTGGTCTAGCCTATTACCGACTAGACGGTTTCAGTAGCGATTTGGAAGGCATAACCGAGCAAGAGCAGGCGCAACAAGCACTTATTCAGGAAAGCACAACAATTATCGCCAGCAGTGAGCAACAGTTGAAAACATTACGTGATGACATCCTTTCAAAAGAGAAAAATCTAGCTACACAACAGAAAAGCACAAACGAATACGTCAATAAGATCCGTTCTTACGAATCGGATAAAAAGATCAAAAATGAACAGCTACGTCACCTGCAAGATAAAGAAACAAGGCTAACAACGGAGCTGAATACAGACAAAGCACAGCTGGAACATGTTGTACAAACACTAAAACGCATCCATGAAGAATTGTTCCAAGAGCAATCTACGTTGGATATTTACCAACAGGACATAGCAAAAAATAAAACAGAGGTGGACGAGCTACGTACGCAACAGGTGTCGGCGCGTGCCAAACTCGATGCCTTTACCCAACAGAGCGCCGTTCTGCAAAACAATATCTACACCTTGGAGAAAGAGATCGCCGTGCTCCACATCCAACAGGATGCCTTACAACAAGAGTCGCTACGTACCGTATCTGATGCCAGTAGTAAAGAGGAAGAACTTACCGAATTTAATGTAGCCGTAGCCGATCTTGAAGAACGTGTAGAACAGCAACAAGAGCAATACGATGCGGCTGTACGTGCTGAAGAAAGCCTACAGCGCGAAATACAGGGGATCGAGGAAGAATTGACCGAGACGCGCAACCAAATCAATCGTGAGTCGCGTTTGGTGGATGCCAAGCAGAATGAATACAGCCTTACCAAATCGCTTGTGGACAACCTAGAAGGCTTTCCAGAGTCGATCAAGTTCTTACGCAAAAACGCAGGCTGGAAAAAATCATACCCCTTATTTTCCGACATCCTCTTCTGCCAAGAGGAATATCGTGTGGCGATAGAAAACTACCTAGAGCCTATCATGAACCACTACGTGGTGGAAAACCAACAGGAAGCCGTGCAGGCAATCCAGTTGTTGAGCGATGCCTCACGCGGGCGGGCAAACTTTTTTGTGCTCGATGCTATCCAATCGGCCGACAGCCAGCCGCATGTTCACCCATCGGATCGGCTCATGCCAGCGCTAGCTGTCATCAAAGTAGACAAGAAATACAGTAATCTGTGCGAGCAGCTATTAAAGCACGTATATCTCTTAAAACCAGAAGCTGCAGACAGCCTAAGCGACCAGCTCCCTAGCGAAAACATCGTTGTGCTTCATCCAGAAGGAAAGTTCTCCAAAACCATGCTCGGGCTGAGTGGTGGATCGGTGGGGCTTTTTGAAGGAAAACGTATAGGCAGGGCTAAAAACCTGGAAAACCTGAGCAAAGAGATCAAAGAACTTAATCAACAGATCGAAGCTTTGCAGGGCAAGGAAATGGATGGCGTGGATCGATTGGCAACCTTGCGTATCTCTTCACAAAAAGATTTGATAGACGAGTTGCGCAACCTACTTAACCGCCTGAACAATGAGCTTATTTCGGTAAAGACGAAGCAGGAGCAATATCAAGCCTTCATTACGAACAGCCAAAATAGAAAGCAGGATATAGAAAATAAAGTTAGTTTGATCAGTGAGCAGCTACAGCAAGCCGAGCCGCAGCTTGTGCAACTGAAATCAGAGAGCCAAACGCACCAGCAAGAGATGTTGGAGCTGCAGGACGCCTATGCGGAAATATCCGATATACTCAACGAAAAATCTACGGTTTTTAATCAGGAGAATATCCGATTCCACCAGCAGCAAAACAAGGTTTCCAGTCTACAGAAGGATGTGGAGTACCGAGAAAGCCAACAGGAAACTTTCGAATCGCGCATGGAAAAAAACAGCTTGGAATATGAGCAGGTGAAAGTAGACATGAAACATGCGCAGTCCTTCACGGACAACAATGACGAGGATCTTACGGCCATGTATACACAAAAGGAGGCCTTGGAAAAAGGATTGCAGGAAATCGAAGACGATTTCTTTGCAGCACGCAAAATCGTTATAGATCTGGAAGATCATATCGCACAATCACGGCGCAACAAAGACCAAAATGACTTCCTCTTGTCGGAGCTGAAAGATAAGAAAAACGCGCTGCAACTGGAGCTCAACAGCCTTAAAGAACGTTTAGCGGTCGAATTTAATATCGACCTTCAAGAATTACTACAAAACGAAACACCCGAAATCGAACGCTCACAGGCCGAGCTGATCGAGGCATGTGACAAGCTAAAAAAACAATTGGATTCCTACGGCTCTATCAACCCTATGGCCAAAGAAGCGTATGATGAAATGAGTGAACGCCACAGCTTTATTACCAAGGAGAAAGATGACCTTCTGGAAGCAAAGGCAACGTTAATGGCTACAATCAGCGAGATTGACCAAACCGCCAACGACAAATTTATGCATGCCTTCAACACGGTACGTGAGAACTTCATCCATGTCTTCCGTTCCTTATTCAATCAGGAAGATTCCTGCGATATGGTATTAACCGATCCCGCGAACCCGCTAGAATCTGATATCGATATCATCGCCCGCCCGAAAGGAAAACGTCCGCTATCGATCAATCAGCTGTCGGGTGGTGAAAAAACCCTTACCGCTACGGCGTTGCTATTCTCCCTTTACCTCTTGAAGCCCGCTCCATTCTGTATTTTCGATGAGGTCGATGCTCCGTTGGACGATACAAACATCGATAAATTCAACAATATTATCCGCGATTTCTCTAAAAACTCGCAGTTTATCATTGTTTCGCACAATAAACGCACCATCGCCAGCACTGATATTATCTACGGTGTAACGATGGTTGAGCAAGGAGTTTCACGCGTTGTCGCGGTAGACCTGCGTGATGTAGCCTAA
- a CDS encoding DMT family transporter, protein MKTQQQGTPATASIVFAYLVVYIVWGSTFFFIEKALESFSPFVLGSIRFFIAGTLLMSYCWARGYKLYIKSAVKDALFIGFLLLFVDMAAIIWSEQYISSAIVTILSSAAAIWFILFDKPKWKQNFSSPPIVIGLIFGFLGVCMLFAEQLFTDDANEQHQDMKLIAMIVLMLGTIGWTVGSLISKYSKEKRDRESKGEQEDLHVMVKTAWQMVSAGIAFTLVAVLSGEYARFDIASVRLVDWGAMAYLATMGSILAFGSYIWLLQHRPATEVSTYAYINPIVALILAHYFTSHHVSVLQIGGLVVVLLSVLLMNWNLYRDNKKFKVYKRAKRIKKLREMAPKSSIPRIIEIAQFNSKHEKKKTTDQ, encoded by the coding sequence ATGAAAACACAGCAGCAAGGGACACCAGCAACAGCGAGCATCGTTTTCGCCTATTTGGTGGTATACATCGTATGGGGATCTACCTTTTTCTTTATTGAAAAGGCGCTAGAGAGCTTTAGCCCTTTTGTATTGGGTTCTATCCGTTTTTTTATTGCGGGCACACTTCTGATGAGCTACTGCTGGGCGCGCGGCTATAAATTATACATCAAATCAGCTGTTAAAGACGCCCTTTTCATCGGTTTTTTACTGTTGTTTGTGGATATGGCCGCCATTATTTGGTCAGAACAGTACATATCCAGCGCGATCGTCACCATCCTTTCTTCTGCTGCTGCCATATGGTTTATTCTTTTCGACAAACCGAAGTGGAAACAAAACTTCTCTAGTCCCCCGATCGTTATCGGTCTCATTTTTGGATTTTTGGGCGTGTGCATGCTGTTTGCGGAGCAGCTCTTCACGGACGACGCGAACGAGCAGCATCAAGATATGAAATTGATAGCCATGATCGTCCTTATGCTGGGCACCATCGGCTGGACCGTTGGATCCTTGATTTCCAAATACAGCAAAGAGAAGCGGGATCGGGAGAGTAAAGGCGAGCAGGAAGATCTGCACGTGATGGTGAAGACAGCTTGGCAAATGGTATCAGCCGGTATTGCCTTTACCTTAGTAGCAGTACTAAGCGGCGAATATGCCCGTTTTGATATTGCGTCAGTACGACTTGTCGACTGGGGAGCGATGGCCTATTTGGCAACGATGGGCTCCATCTTGGCTTTTGGGAGCTATATTTGGCTATTGCAGCATCGGCCAGCGACAGAAGTTAGTACCTATGCTTACATCAACCCCATCGTTGCGTTAATTTTAGCTCATTATTTCACAAGCCATCACGTCAGTGTACTTCAAATCGGTGGACTTGTTGTTGTTTTGCTCAGTGTATTACTTATGAATTGGAATCTCTATCGAGACAATAAGAAATTCAAAGTTTACAAAAGAGCAAAACGCATAAAAAAACTACGGGAGATGGCCCCCAAAAGCAGTATCCCGCGAATTATTGAAATCGCGCAGTTCAACAGTAAGCATGAGAAAAAGAAAACAACGGATCAATAA
- a CDS encoding Lrp/AsnC family transcriptional regulator: MAKLEYNLDQIDYQILRIMQDNARTNNADIARELGMAPSAILERVKKLEQKEVILQYNAKINPHALDQKMLSFIFIKAQDIIGVQKVGFLLAEIPEVQEVHDIAGDDGYLIKVRTNDAAGLVDLMRNSLGKIEGIISTRTTIVLETVKEEQKLVIPTKK; this comes from the coding sequence ATGGCAAAACTTGAATATAATCTCGATCAGATCGACTACCAGATCTTGCGTATTATGCAGGATAACGCGCGTACAAACAATGCTGATATAGCGCGAGAGCTTGGTATGGCACCGTCTGCTATTTTAGAGCGTGTCAAAAAGTTAGAGCAGAAGGAGGTGATTTTGCAATACAATGCAAAAATCAATCCCCATGCACTCGACCAAAAGATGTTATCTTTTATTTTCATCAAAGCTCAAGATATCATCGGCGTACAAAAGGTCGGTTTTCTGTTGGCAGAAATCCCGGAAGTACAGGAGGTACACGACATTGCAGGTGATGACGGTTATTTAATCAAAGTGCGTACGAACGACGCTGCTGGGCTCGTTGATTTAATGCGCAACTCACTAGGGAAGATCGAAGGCATCATTTCCACACGCACGACGATCGTTTTAGAAACTGTAAAAGAAGAACAAAAGTTGGTTATTCCAACAAAAAAATAA
- a CDS encoding MFS transporter encodes MKAHWKKKFLMIWTGQFVSLISSSAVNFAIIIWLSIEHASAEVLAYSAIAGMLPAALIGPFAGVYIDRWDRKKTMMLADTFVAACTLVMSVSFYMGHESLLLIYLMLGLRSVGSAFHMPAMQAAIPMIAPESELLRIAGINQTIQSISSIAGPALGALAISMMSIGNVLLLDIAGAVIAVGSLLFVHIPNPKIAEKAKASFAQVWNDLQGGFREITDNKGLMWLFVFSTVVTFCIMPIAVLFPLLTLNHFHGGKWEMSIIEMMWGVGMLVGGGLIGIFKPAFSKIRLINCTYVVLGLSLALSGYLPASTFFIFVGLTIVGGIAAAVYNACFMTVLQEEVQPELLGRVFSLYFSIAIIPTVLGLLGTGWAADAFGVNYLFMILGSLIVVIGVLSFLNSALGMLGNARKTKEAAASDEMS; translated from the coding sequence ATGAAAGCGCATTGGAAGAAGAAATTCTTAATGATATGGACAGGGCAGTTTGTGTCTTTGATCAGCAGTTCTGCTGTAAATTTTGCTATTATTATATGGCTGAGCATTGAACACGCATCAGCCGAAGTATTGGCGTATAGCGCTATTGCGGGCATGCTGCCGGCAGCGCTTATCGGTCCTTTTGCTGGTGTTTATATCGATCGTTGGGATCGTAAAAAAACGATGATGTTGGCTGATACTTTCGTTGCGGCCTGTACCTTGGTGATGTCGGTTAGTTTCTATATGGGGCATGAAAGCTTGCTTCTTATTTACCTAATGTTGGGATTAAGGTCGGTAGGCTCGGCCTTCCATATGCCGGCGATGCAGGCTGCCATCCCTATGATTGCACCGGAATCGGAATTGCTTCGCATTGCGGGCATTAACCAAACCATACAATCTATATCGTCTATTGCTGGACCTGCGCTGGGAGCTTTGGCGATATCGATGATGTCCATTGGCAATGTGCTCTTGTTGGACATTGCTGGTGCGGTAATCGCCGTAGGTTCTCTGTTATTTGTGCACATTCCGAACCCCAAGATCGCCGAGAAAGCTAAGGCTAGCTTTGCGCAGGTATGGAATGATCTGCAGGGTGGATTTCGAGAGATCACAGATAATAAAGGTCTAATGTGGCTGTTTGTGTTTTCAACCGTCGTAACCTTCTGCATCATGCCTATTGCAGTGCTCTTTCCCTTGCTCACACTAAACCATTTCCACGGTGGAAAATGGGAAATGAGCATCATTGAGATGATGTGGGGCGTAGGTATGTTGGTCGGCGGTGGCCTGATTGGTATCTTTAAGCCCGCGTTTTCCAAAATACGGCTCATCAACTGTACGTATGTGGTCTTGGGGTTGTCGCTGGCTTTGTCGGGTTACTTGCCCGCAAGCACTTTTTTTATTTTCGTAGGATTGACTATTGTTGGTGGTATCGCAGCTGCAGTATACAATGCTTGTTTTATGACCGTTCTACAGGAAGAAGTACAGCCTGAGTTGCTGGGAAGAGTCTTCTCGCTTTATTTCAGTATCGCTATTATTCCGACGGTATTAGGACTTCTAGGTACCGGGTGGGCGGCGGACGCTTTCGGTGTTAACTATTTGTTTATGATATTGGGGAGCTTAATAGTAGTGATCGGCGTATTGTCCTTCCTTAATAGCGCCTTAGGTATGTTGGGCAACGCTAGAAAAACTAAGGAAGCTGCCGCATCCGATGAAATGAGCTAG
- a CDS encoding FAD-binding and (Fe-S)-binding domain-containing protein, with amino-acid sequence MLIIDKLRQLSDLLAGDLFYDATVAKHQTMRLAYATDASVYQELPLAVAIPSGKADIKHLISFARDTGITLIPRTAGTSLAGQVVGSGIVLDISRFFNQVLELNVQERWVRVEPGVIRDDLNSYLKPFGLMFGPETSTANRAMIGGMIGNNSSGLHSIVWGDTRQNLLQATVMLDDASEVQFEPLDGASLFQKLASTSREGEIYRALNDLLSNDANVEAIKSGYPKKTLSRRNTGYALDFLIDSDKPFNLCQLLAGSEGTLGIIMEAKLKLMPLPPQEIGLVCIHFSDMIECMHGNVLALTHQPEASELVDKYILDFTVGHPTYQYNRFFLEGDPQALLIVEFRAGSKEELARKAAALIQDMKDKGLGYAYPFVTGMAETNLVWDVRKAGLGLIRNLPGDEQPVNLIEDCAVAPEDLPAYVADVQALLAEEGVHASYYAHAGAGELHIEPFVNLKTAEGKRTFRTILDRTTDLVLKYNGSLSGEHGDGRLRGEFIGKVLGEQVYALLKQTKSIFDPCGIFNANKIVDTPPMDTALRYDTTYKGSDIPTYFDFKKDESILRLAEKCSGSGDCRKTEVSGGTMCPSFMATRDEKDTTRARANMLRQFLTNSTQRNRFDHEEIKEVMDLCLSCKACKSECPSRVDVAKMKAEFLQHYYDEHGASFRSSLIANFTKSQQLGSYVAPLYNMIVETPLLAGMVKRIAGFAAARSLPNVHFTTLSQWIAKQRRVSSARRKVYLFSDEFTEYNDTAIGITAYKLLTALGYEVIVPQHLESGRTYLSKGFVKKAKEIANKNVTLLHPLVSEETPLLGIEPSAIVTFRDEYLDLVDETNRTKAGELAKHAVMIDEFLVREMEAGHISSAHFHQDVKHIKLHGHCYQKAFHLVGYTERILSLPKGYQVELIPSGCCGMAGSFGYEKEHYEVSMRVAELVLLPAVRTAAAETVIAAAGTSCRHQIKDGAQRKSYHPVEILYDALLR; translated from the coding sequence GTGCTAATAATAGATAAGCTGCGCCAACTTTCTGACCTACTTGCGGGTGATTTGTTTTATGATGCTACCGTTGCAAAACACCAAACTATGCGTTTGGCTTACGCTACGGACGCCTCTGTTTACCAAGAGTTGCCGCTCGCCGTTGCGATACCCAGTGGAAAAGCAGATATAAAACACCTCATTTCCTTTGCACGTGATACAGGTATTACGCTTATCCCGCGTACTGCGGGAACTTCATTGGCTGGTCAAGTTGTAGGTTCGGGCATCGTGTTGGACATTTCTCGCTTCTTTAACCAAGTGCTGGAACTAAACGTTCAGGAACGTTGGGTGCGTGTGGAGCCGGGGGTAATTCGGGACGACTTAAACAGTTATCTTAAGCCCTTTGGTTTGATGTTTGGCCCTGAAACGAGCACCGCCAACCGCGCAATGATTGGTGGAATGATTGGCAACAATTCCTCGGGATTACATTCGATCGTTTGGGGAGATACAAGACAAAATTTGCTACAGGCAACAGTTATGCTAGATGATGCTTCCGAGGTACAGTTTGAACCTTTGGATGGCGCATCGCTCTTTCAAAAGTTGGCTTCCACTAGCCGAGAGGGCGAAATCTATCGTGCATTGAATGATTTACTGAGTAATGATGCGAATGTAGAGGCTATAAAATCGGGGTATCCGAAGAAGACGCTGAGTCGCCGAAATACAGGCTATGCGCTAGATTTTTTGATCGATAGCGATAAGCCTTTTAACTTATGTCAGCTGTTAGCAGGATCGGAAGGGACATTGGGTATTATTATGGAAGCCAAATTAAAGTTGATGCCTCTGCCGCCTCAAGAGATTGGTTTGGTCTGTATTCATTTTTCGGATATGATCGAGTGTATGCACGGTAACGTGCTGGCGCTGACGCACCAACCGGAAGCGTCCGAACTGGTAGATAAATATATATTGGACTTTACCGTTGGCCACCCGACTTATCAATATAATCGATTTTTCTTGGAAGGCGATCCGCAGGCACTGCTGATCGTTGAGTTTCGGGCAGGAAGTAAAGAGGAGCTCGCAAGAAAGGCTGCTGCATTGATTCAAGATATGAAAGATAAGGGATTGGGCTATGCCTACCCCTTTGTGACAGGAATGGCAGAAACCAATCTAGTGTGGGATGTGCGCAAGGCCGGACTGGGCTTGATACGGAATTTACCGGGTGATGAGCAGCCAGTAAATCTGATCGAGGATTGTGCCGTGGCGCCCGAAGATCTGCCAGCCTACGTAGCGGACGTGCAAGCGCTTCTTGCGGAAGAGGGGGTGCATGCCTCGTATTATGCACATGCTGGAGCTGGCGAGCTGCATATCGAGCCCTTCGTTAACTTGAAGACAGCCGAAGGAAAACGTACCTTCCGCACCATCTTGGACCGGACGACGGATTTGGTGCTTAAATACAACGGATCGCTAAGCGGCGAGCATGGTGATGGTCGCCTGCGTGGGGAATTTATTGGTAAGGTGTTGGGCGAGCAGGTTTACGCCCTATTAAAACAGACAAAAAGCATCTTTGACCCTTGTGGTATTTTCAATGCTAATAAAATTGTCGATACGCCGCCCATGGATACAGCATTGCGCTATGATACGACCTACAAGGGATCGGATATTCCTACTTACTTCGACTTTAAAAAGGATGAGAGTATATTGCGTTTGGCGGAAAAGTGTTCAGGTTCAGGTGATTGTCGTAAGACGGAGGTTTCCGGAGGAACGATGTGTCCATCATTTATGGCTACGCGCGATGAAAAGGATACGACACGTGCCCGAGCAAATATGTTGCGTCAATTTTTGACGAATTCTACGCAGCGCAATCGTTTTGATCATGAAGAAATCAAAGAGGTGATGGATCTTTGTCTGAGCTGTAAAGCCTGTAAAAGCGAATGTCCTTCTCGGGTTGATGTGGCCAAAATGAAGGCGGAGTTTCTACAGCATTACTATGATGAACATGGCGCATCATTTCGATCATCCTTGATTGCAAATTTTACCAAAAGCCAACAGCTTGGTTCTTATGTAGCGCCATTGTACAACATGATTGTAGAGACGCCTTTATTGGCGGGTATGGTGAAAAGAATCGCAGGATTTGCAGCAGCGCGATCGTTGCCCAATGTGCATTTTACGACACTTTCTCAATGGATTGCTAAGCAGCGTCGAGTTTCTTCGGCACGGCGTAAGGTTTATCTTTTCAGTGATGAGTTTACTGAATACAACGATACGGCAATAGGTATTACGGCCTATAAACTACTCACTGCTTTGGGGTATGAAGTTATTGTGCCCCAGCACTTAGAGAGCGGGCGTACTTATCTTTCTAAAGGATTTGTGAAAAAGGCCAAAGAGATAGCGAATAAGAATGTGACCTTGCTGCATCCATTGGTTTCGGAAGAGACGCCTTTGCTGGGAATCGAGCCGTCGGCTATTGTAACTTTTCGTGATGAATACTTGGATTTGGTGGATGAAACAAACCGTACGAAAGCTGGTGAATTGGCAAAGCATGCGGTGATGATCGACGAGTTTTTGGTACGCGAAATGGAGGCTGGACATATATCGTCGGCACATTTTCACCAAGATGTAAAGCATATTAAACTCCATGGGCATTGCTATCAAAAAGCATTTCATTTGGTTGGGTATACCGAGCGTATACTCTCCCTTCCGAAGGGCTATCAGGTAGAGTTGATCCCCTCCGGGTGTTGCGGTATGGCGGGCTCATTTGGGTATGAAAAAGAACATTACGAAGTTTCGATGCGCGTGGCAGAGCTGGTATTGCTTCCTGCTGTCCGTACTGCCGCAGCAGAGACGGTCATCGCCGCAGCCGGTACATCCTGTAGGCACCAAATTAAAGACGGAGCACAGCGTAAATCCTACCACCCCGTTGAAATATTGTATGATGCTTTACTGCGCTAA
- a CDS encoding DUF4397 domain-containing protein: MKKLSIQSFICLILGIMTLSSCLKDNDDYVRPPQGFMTFINGYSEMESVYFRTSIGTLPLAYKSFSVASMLVGERNLSIFSNNGNQSLVDTNLVIKDSTAYSSIIYGNADNAKFAFIEDKSVANLGEQSACRFLNLANGIGNVNLFLGSESTASFPNRAVETGTSAVSNQTFVAKTSGNIPLKITDTEGNTIASRTDYTFRKGYYYTIILIGTKDDTATPLYLGVVAH; the protein is encoded by the coding sequence ATGAAAAAGTTATCTATACAATCCTTTATTTGCCTGATCTTGGGCATCATGACACTGAGCAGTTGTTTGAAAGACAATGATGATTATGTACGTCCGCCGCAAGGCTTCATGACATTCATCAATGGCTATTCTGAAATGGAAAGTGTCTATTTCCGTACGTCAATCGGCACGCTACCTTTGGCATACAAAAGCTTCTCTGTAGCCAGCATGTTGGTGGGCGAAAGAAATCTCTCGATTTTTTCAAACAACGGAAATCAATCATTAGTAGACACCAACCTCGTTATCAAAGACAGCACGGCATACTCATCCATTATTTACGGAAATGCAGACAATGCTAAATTTGCATTTATCGAAGACAAAAGTGTCGCCAACCTCGGTGAACAAAGTGCATGCAGATTCTTAAATCTAGCGAATGGCATAGGCAACGTAAACCTATTCTTAGGGTCCGAGTCAACAGCATCATTCCCCAATCGTGCGGTGGAAACAGGAACAAGTGCGGTCAGCAACCAAACATTTGTCGCAAAAACCAGCGGCAACATCCCCTTAAAGATTACCGATACCGAAGGTAATACTATTGCGAGCAGAACAGATTACACTTTTAGAAAAGGTTATTATTACACTATCATATTAATTGGAACAAAAGATGATACCGCAACACCGCTATACCTTGGTGTTGTAGCACATTAA
- a CDS encoding ribosome maturation protein SBDS: MRINQLITLYGFFFLCLPIVSKAQQTVDLLITNDSLVKRDSQYFEDRRNAAVTAYAFEHFDESLEIIEDYLNYLPNDSIAKNLLSTIFIKKLNAQKDAKTNFTQLAAWTKKYPFIASDEKLRKIKVIESLRLAMAAFDSGNYLLSEQFLTIIEEEISKSKEKKPLLALSNLHTLIFNLGLKRYLENDPRAALKLFDIGKKRYPNDPEMGKMYLKAKAKISN, translated from the coding sequence ATGCGCATCAACCAACTTATTACTCTTTACGGTTTCTTCTTTCTCTGTTTACCGATCGTTTCAAAGGCCCAACAAACGGTTGATTTACTCATTACTAATGACAGCCTTGTCAAACGCGATAGTCAATATTTTGAAGATCGCCGCAACGCAGCAGTTACCGCCTATGCATTTGAACATTTCGATGAGTCTTTGGAAATTATCGAAGACTACCTCAACTATCTTCCAAATGATAGCATCGCTAAAAATTTACTATCGACAATTTTTATAAAAAAGCTGAACGCACAAAAAGACGCAAAAACTAATTTTACACAATTAGCAGCCTGGACAAAGAAGTATCCTTTTATTGCTAGCGATGAAAAGCTTCGGAAGATCAAAGTAATCGAATCACTACGCCTGGCTATGGCGGCATTCGACTCCGGCAACTATTTACTATCGGAACAATTTCTCACGATTATCGAAGAAGAAATAAGCAAAAGCAAGGAAAAGAAGCCTCTTTTGGCTCTCAGCAACTTACATACATTGATATTCAACCTTGGTCTCAAACGCTATCTAGAGAACGACCCTCGTGCAGCTTTAAAATTATTCGATATCGGTAAAAAACGCTATCCTAATGACCCCGAGATGGGCAAAATGTACCTCAAAGCTAAAGCTAAAATTTCCAATTAA